From Nomascus leucogenys isolate Asia chromosome 23, Asia_NLE_v1, whole genome shotgun sequence:
cagctactcgggaggctgaggtaggagaatggcttgaacccaggaggcagaggttgcagtgagccaagatcatgccattgcactccagcctgggtgacaacagcgaaactcggtcttaaaaaaaagataaaaaataaaaaaagtaaactgTATACTCATGAACGATACGtaaattgtgtgtatatatattacatatatcatataCGATTTGTTGCAGGGATTGTGCCTCACACCATTGTGGTACATAGTTAACAGTTCCTGTAAGGCTGTTGTCTTTGCATGTGATGCTGGAACAGGGCAGACAGTTGGGAAGGGAAGATGGATGTAAAGTGAGGAGAGTAAGGACAAGCTGAGGTCTGTGACCTCAAGCTGAGCCCAGGATGGGCTGAAACCCCTTTGTTGCCCTATAGGAGAAGCTGGAGCCTTTAGTCTTGGAGCTGAAGGAGCCAGAGGAAGAGGGGGCAGCTGCTGCCTCATGTCGCCAAGATGAACCAGCAGACACAATGGCACCTACCCAGACCTTCTGTAGTCCTCACCATCTCTGGACACACCCTGTAATTCCTACATTTATTCTGCGTATTGCCTGTCTCCATTCACATGTATGGTCCAGAAAGACATGGATTTGTTAGGCACTTGCTTGTTTACTGATGTAGCCCCGGCACTCAATGCTTAGCCCACAAGCACTTAATTAACCTTGTGCTGTTGAAGGAAAAAGAGTGACAGAGACACAGAAGGGACGTGCTAGAGAGGATGTCAGCTGCTAAATCTAAGTGAAGGGCATGGAGGtattcattgtattattctttcaACCTTTATGAATGTATGTACATTTGCAAAATAAAGTTGTGGAagtgggagaaaaacaaaaaccaggatgCACTGAGGTCTGAGATGAAGGTCCTAGGAGCATCAGTTCTCTGTTGGGATCAAGGTTGCTGGGACAGAGCTTGATCCCTGTCAACTGCTAAAACAATCCAGGACAATCCAATTTCGATTACCTTGGTCCTGAGCTTCACAGCCCTTTGGCAGAGGAAATCCTGTGACACTGTGGTGTAACCACAAGACTGGCCCAAACTGACCCTATTCTGTTGGTAACAGGAGGCATAGCAGAGCTAAAACTGAAAGTCATGTAACCTGGACATGCACAAAGGAGGAAAATCATAACTCGGAACCAACGTTTCCTCCCTGTGGAGCCAAGAAGACGGGGACATGACCGGAGCTTGAGGGGCAGAACGCTTTCAGAAAGAAAGGGTCCATCATCCTGGAAGATGTGGTGCTGAAACCTGCCATTCCACACCTTACCATAAATGGCCAAGTTTAAAGCCCTCCTATAGAAACCTGCCCGCCAGCACTTTGTGCCAACCTGTCCTCCCTAACCCATGGAGTTTGACCTAAGCCCACATGTGGGAGACACATTTGAGCCGTGCCTCCGGTCTCCTTGGCCGTCGACCTTGAAATAATAAagccttcttttctcaaaaacTGGTGCCATAGTATTGGCTTCTAGTGCGCCAGGAAACAGGCCCATTGCTCGAAACGCGCGTGGTGGATGGAAGCTCCGTGAAGTACGAACTCCTGCCCGCAAGGGCTGCTGTTAAGTTCGCTGAAGCGTAGCACAGACTTGGCATTTACCTGGTGCGTGGCAATTACGGAATTATCGCCACGTCCTCCCGGCCTCCGCTTCCCACAGCGCGGGCCGGGCACTCGCTTCAAGCCCACCCCCCAACCTTAAGCCTTCCCCGCCGCCCCCAGCCCCGCCCTGTGGAGAAGCCTCTTGAGAGTCTGGGCCCGGCCACGCACTCAACGGACGACGCGGACCTGACCTTCGGGAATGGGGCCAGCGGAAGGTGGACTAGGCGCCAGCCTTCCCCTCCCCTGACACCGCTCCAAACcagccccaccctccctgccGCGGCTGTCAGGTCCTGGGCTGTGCCCGAAGCCTCCACACGGGTGTGGCCCGCGCCCTCGTTAAGGCCTGCCCCTCTCCCCAAGGTGCGCGGTGTAAACACACCAAAAAGCAAACACCAGGGCCGAGTGGGCGACGGAGGCGGTCGCCGTTCAGTGACGCCCCCTGTCGGGAGCACGCCGGGCCGGACACAGCGAAGAGGGGCTGCGCCTCGGACCTCGCAGCACTCAGTCTCCTAAGTGGGAGGAATAACCTCACGCAAGTCATCAAACAAGAGGACTTCAGTGTTGCAACGAAGGAAGAAAAAGGGCCCCTGAAAAGGCGACATTCGCACTGCAGCGGCGCAGGGACCAGCCAGGCGGCTGAGGGCAAGGTCGTTTCCAGCAGCGGGAACCGCAAGGGCAAAGGCTCGGAGGGGGGAATGGGCTCGAGTTCCAAGACGGCTGAAGCCAGCGCAAGTCGAGGAGGGACTGCAGGGCCGGCAGGGGTGTCCACAGGGCGACGGCGGCAGAAGCTCGGGAACCGGAACTGAGAGCGGGTAAGGTTCGGCGGTGGGCTGTAGCCTCCGCGCCCGGAAGTGCGGCCGGGGAGCCGGCCGGGCCCATTGCCCACAGCTGTTCGGCCCCTCTAGGGATCGCGGAGGTCTGGCTCTCGGTGGCTCCTGAGCGCTCCCTGCAGTCGGTCACCGGGGAAGGCTTCGGACGGGCAGGCGGGCCAAATGACGTAAACATGCGTTGCCCTCCAGGATTGGCGAACTCGTCTGTGGAGGCGGGAACTGAGGGGCAGGAACCCCCAGGGATTGGCGGCTGCGCAGACGGGGCGGGGCAGCCCTTTGTCTGAAGGTGCTGCGGGATGCCGTTCCTTCGCGCGTGAGGCTGCGGCGCTGACGGTGAGTGGGGGGCGCGTGTCGTAGCCGGCCAGGACCCTCTCCCATCACGGACACCCGAGCCGGTGCGTCCTCCACACGAATCGTGGACTCTTCCCCGCGAGCACGCactgcctcctgcgttcacgcTGGTGCCCTCCCCTCACGGACGCGCGGCGGCCTCCTCCCCAGGGCCAAGGCCGCGCCCTCTCCCCCGTTCGGGGTTCCCACCCTTCCCCTCGCCCGGCCTTGGACCCCCTCAGGCCCTCCCGCACCCCCGTCCGCCTCAGATGGCCTCGGTCccttccccgcccctccccccttGGGCCCCCTCAGACCGGCGTCCCTCCCACCTTGGATCCCCTCAGATCTCCGGCGTTCCTCCCCCTCGTGCCCTCCGCGCGCTTTCTACCGGGCGCCCTGCCTAGGGCCAGGATGGCCGGAGTCCTAGGGGCGCAGTCCGGACCCCCGGGCCGCTCATCTTGCCGCGCTCCTCGGGGTCTAGTGTCCCCTGGGATGGGCCCGGAAAGGGGTGGGGAGCttccccaaaatataaaaatggaggTTTTTCCTGTTTTATGCACATCCTGAGGAGCCCCATGAAGACCCCGGCGGCGCACCGGGAGCGCCACTTTATTTAGCTGTAAAAAGTCTTCCCGCGTCAAGACGAAAACGAGCTGCTTTCGTCTCAGCAGTTGGTCGAGTGTGCTACTTGCCGGGTGTCTTATCCTCTCCCCATTTTGCTGTGGATGCTGTCTTTTCTGTTACTGTGTCAGAGCCCTGTTTTAATGAATGAGCCCAACTCTTTGCAACACAGCAAATATTTTCCTTGTTGTTTATtggcttaattttaaaattgaaaataatatgcAATACTTCTTCTAATGCAGGCATGtcagaaatatataaaagtcaTCCCCCCCAACACTCTGCCAGTGTATGAAGAGGCAGGAACTGTGAACAGTTTCAGAATTTTTGAATGCCGTTAGAGCTCTAGGCACGCGCGCACACCCTTTTTTCTGTCATCAAAGGGAAGCTGGTGTCGTTTGACTAACACCAGGGGCGGCAGGGGGCGCTCCGCTCGTCCTCCGCCGGGTGGGTACTCGTAAATTTTTCGTAACTTGTCTTTTGGACATAGGTTTCTCTGTCCGGTGGACTCTACGAAGTGGGTAAGGGTGGGAGATTGCCATTGACATTCCCGCCCTGGACGGGGCTCTGGTCCTCTGGGCTTGACAGGTCACTGCATTCCTGCCAGGTCGACGTTTTTCGTTTATTGGTGAGATTGAAATCCCTTCATTTGTGTTTtcgccatttgtatttctttgtgatttgccagctcatatttttttccatgtatgGTGAAAACATACTTCTCAATTTGTCTTTTGACTCTGATTATGGTGTTTGGTTCTGGTTTGGgctttttcaaaatagaaaatataaaatttttaagagtCAAATATTTTGCCTTAAGGCATTTTGGGCTTTGTGCTGTGTTTTAAAGGGCTTTCCCCACTccaagactatttttaaaataaactcttgTTTTTCTGTGGTACTTGTAAAATGTTGGATAcgtctggaatttattttattgtggggTGAGTTTGGAATCCAGCTTTTGGAattccttttttcccctaaatcaTAGCCATTTCTAACACCATTGATCTTCCCATTGATTTGAAAAACCACTTTTGTCATATACTAAATTGTTGCATGCCTTTAGGTCCATTTTTGGAGTCTGGTAGCTTTGATGCGCATATGATTTTGATTTATAAGCTGCAGATCTATGGATCTCTGCtttttgcttttggtattttgCTTAGAACAGCCCTTCccacatgaaataataaaaatatacctgtatttttattaaagttcttttttattgaatataataattatacacatttatgggatacatgtgatattttgatacaaggatagcatacaatgtataatgatcaaatcaggttaATTAGGATATCTGTCACCTCAGACATCATTTTTTGTATTGGAAACATTTCACATCTCTTCTTCtggttgttttgaaatatacaataaattattaactatagtcatcttaCTGTGGTATCAAACACTGGAACTTATTCATTATATCTGACTGTATGTTTGTAGTCATTAACCCACCTCTATTCATCTCATACCTCCCCCCCATTCCCacccttcccatcctctggtaaccatcattctaccctCTACCTCCATGAGACCAACTTTTTTAGCTCACACATATGAATGAAaacatgcgatatttgtctttctgtacctggcttagtTCAATTAacgtaatgacctccagttccatccctgttgctgcaaatgacataatttccttatttttatagttgaatcatattccattgtgtacatataccacattttctgtatccatttatTTGATGTACATTtcggttgattccatatcttagctattgtgaatagtgctgcagtcaACATGTATGttcagatatctttttgatatactgacttcctttcttttgggtatataacaagcagtggaattgctgggtcatatagtggatctatttttagtttttttcatatgCCCGTTGGCCAtacatattgtctttttttttcttttttttttttttattatactttaggtcatattgtctttttttgatAAATTACTCAGATCATTTACctgtttttaaatcagattagttgtttctttctattgaattgtttgaCTCCCTTCTgcattctggttattaatcccttatcggatggatagtttgtaaatattttctcccattctgtatgttgtttcttcactctgctgattgtttcctttcctgtacagaagctttttagttgatGTAATTCTGTTTGTCTAGTTTGCTTTTgttcctgtgcttttgaggtcttacccaaaaaatgtttttccagATGAGTGTCCTCAAGTGTTTCCttgatgttttacagttttctttataGGGATCCTGTGCGTTTCTAAGGTTTAATCTTGTTTCTTGTTGCTATTTgttgaatagatttttttcccgTCATATTTTCTGACTAGGTGTTACTGGTATATAAGAAAGCTATcagtttggttgtttgttttttgttttgttttgtttttttgtttatttgctttttgtcttttgagatggagtctcacgctgttgcccaggctggagtgcaatggcacgatcttggctcactgcaaactccacctcccgggttcaagcaattctcatgcctcagcctcgggaggagctggaattacaggcatgtgccaccacacccggctaatttttgtatttttagtagagacggggtttcaccatgtcacccagtctggtcttgaactccagactgTTGGGatcaagccccccaaaatctggccataaactggccccaaaactggccataaacaaaatctctgtagCACTGTGaaatgttcatgatggccataatgccctcgctggaaggttgtggttgtgggtttaccggaatgagggcaaggaacacctggccagcccagggcggaaaaccctttaaaggcattcttaagccacaaacaatagcatgagcgatctgtgccttaaggacatgctcctgctacagttaactagcccaacctattcctttaattcggcccatcccttcgtttcccataagggatacttttagttaaattaatatctatagaaacaatgctaatgactggcttgctgttaataaatacgtgggtaaatctctgttcggggctctcagctctgaaggctgtgagacccctgatttcccacttcacacctctatatttctgtgtgtctgtgtctttaatTACCCTagtgccgctgggttagggtctccccaaccCAGCTGGACTCGGcacctaacctcaggtgatccacccaccttggcctcccaaagtgctggaattacaggcatgagccactgtgcccgaccagtGGATACATATTTCTGATCATTAATTCTGGAAAGGTTGCAGGTTAGGGTTAGTTTAGGTTAGTTAGGGTTAGTTTAGATTAGGTCAAGTTTAGCAGTGTTTCGCCTTGTGCTCACAGGTGGCTCAGAAGCTGCCTCTCTTCAAAGTGCTTTCACCCTAGTGGGTAGGGGCTCCTTGGTGATGAAGAGGGAGCAGTGCTTGTTAGCAGAAAGTCCAGGGAGTGAGGATGATGAGGAGCAGGAGAAGGCAGTGGCTCTGGAGGAGATCCTGGAAGCTCACCCCAGATCAGGAGACTCCAAATGTGCCTGTCCCAGTGTGTGACCATGTGCAGGGTCCTCTGGAATGACAGGTACACTGCTTTGTCACATCAAGACAGTCAGGAATTCCAAAAAGAGTGATAGGAATGTCTCACTGCGATGTGGCTTTTGATCACCTAAAAAAAACTGGAAAGCCAGTTGCTGCTAATAACATTgatctattgtttttgttttggattaTTCCTTAGGGAAATTTTCAAGATTGAAATTCTTGAGTTTGAAAAATGAACTCCTCATGCTGCCACCTTTGTAAACAGTGGGTGGGAGGGATCATTGCTCAGCCAGTGCCCTGAGTGGATGTTCTTTATATTGCCCATTTGTTAGCTGTTGGCATGGCCTCAAGAGGGGGCTCCTCAAACTCCACTTCCAGTATTCTGTGGCGGTGATCTCCAGCCTGTCCCAGCCCCTGGCCCAGGAGCCTGACATCTATAGAGGACTCGTCATGAgcctgtcttttaatttttaaaaactgtccaCATCATCCTCCTTCCCTGCCTGAACTGTGTTCTCATGGAGCAAAGCTTGGAGTTGGACGTCAGAATCCCGCAAAGTGTGGATGAAGTGTCTTGTTAAAAGCCAGTTTCTGGCACCCCAGATAGCTCTTATGTTTTCCTGTCTTGAGTATGCAAGGTTTAGGTTGAGGTCCACGGTGTTTGCCTGGCCTGGTATCCTGTTACAGGCTTGTTCCAGGAAACTGAAACCTTTATCTGCCATAGTGTAAGTgaggaaaaaatttaaactagTTAATaccacttttaaaatgtattttgttcatatatctattatatttttttaatatttatttatttatttatttatttattttgagacagggattcattctgttgcccagggtggagtgtagtggtgcagttacagcttactgcagccttgacctcctgggctcaagcaatcttcccatctcagcctccagagtacctagGTCTACagactagctaatttttaaaatttttttatagagacagggtctcactatgtggtccagggtgttcttgaactcctgaactcaaacgattctcccaccttggcctcccaaagtactgggattataggtgtgagtcaacatgcccagccatttttgttcatttatgaCCAGAATACAA
This genomic window contains:
- the LOC115832895 gene encoding uncharacterized protein LOC115832895, coding for MRHLSLQAPAFPSPDTAPNQPHPPCRGCQVLGCARSLHTGVARALVKACPSPQGARCKHTKKQTPGPSGRRRRSPFSDAPCREHAGPDTAKRGCASDLAALSLLSGRNNLTQVIKQEDFSVATKEEKGPLKRRHSHCSGAGTSQAAEGKVVSSSGNRKGKGSEGGMGSSSKTAEASASRGGTAGPAGVSTGRRRQKLGNRN